CCAATATCTACATATTCCAAACGATCTACCCTGAAACTCAGCTCTAACCGTGTTGATTTATCACGATTCATAACGTCTCGAACCTGAAAATCTTTCATTGGTTCAGTTGAGAAATTTAAGCGGCAATAATAGTGGGCGTCCGATGCCTGATGACATGTATCACTTTTCGGGATTTCAATTATGTAAGCCGACTTCCGGATATCACCGTTTACACGGATAGGATGAACGACTATGCCTGGAATTCGGGGGGAAATATTTGAGTCAATAAGGGCTTCTAGCCCTCAGTAGGTGACAACTTCATTTCGATGTCGTCCCAGACGGGAAAAATCAATAGTCAGCCCCATCAAGCTTGATGGGGCTGACTGTTCGCGGTCTTCTGAAGGTGTGAAGTCCACAGAATCCGCTGCCCAGCAGGCTACCGCACTCACCCAGCACTTCAAAACGCACGCCAGTCACCTCCGCATCGACACGCTCCAGCGGCTCATCGATGTCCTCTTGGCGATGATTGCCGCGAGGAGCGTCAATCATCACGATTTGAGTGCCCACATGCCCGGTATCAGCACGCCACAAGCCAAGAAAAGGCGGGCGGACCGCACCTTCCGGGATGACCAACTGGACATGGGCTTTTTCATCGCGCTGCTCGTCGTGCATCTCCCACCAGGGAAGGTTTTGCTGAGTCTGGACCGCACCAACTGGGAGCACGGGGAAACGCCTATCAACTTTCTGGTGCTTGGAGCCGTGGTTCATGGCTTCACCCTGCCCCTGATTTGGGTGCCTCTTGATGACTCTGGGAACAGTCACACGTACGCCCGGATGTGGTTGGTGTTGAAGCTGCTTCGGGCCTTGCCAGCGAAACGCTGGCTGGGCCTGGTGGCCGATCGGGAGTTCATTGGTGCGGAATGGTTCCGCTTTCTCCGTCGGCATGGCATCAAGCGGGCCATCCGCATTCGGCACAGCGACATGCTGGACGACATGAGTGGGAAAGAGTGGTTTGAGCACGTCCAGCACGGTCATTTTCACGAGATCGCTGAAAAGGTGTTCGTGTTCGGGGAGTTGATGCGGGTAGTCGCAACGAGGTCACCCACAGGTGACCTCGTCATCATCGCCACAGATTTCAGTGCTCGGAAGACCTGGAAGCTCTACAAGCAGCGCTGGTCGATTGAGTGCACCTTCAGCAGTTTCAAGAAGCGAGGCTTCGACCTGGAGCGGACTGGAATGACGGAAAGGAGCCGTCTACAGCGACTCTTCGGCCTGGTGACATTGGCCTGGATGTTCTGTTTGCAGCTGGGGGTCTGGCTCGGCCAGACCCATCCCATTCCC
This genomic interval from Deinococcus fonticola contains the following:
- a CDS encoding IS4 family transposase, producing the protein MIAARSVNHHDLSAHMPGISTPQAKKRRADRTFRDDQLDMGFFIALLVVHLPPGKVLLSLDRTNWEHGETPINFLVLGAVVHGFTLPLIWVPLDDSGNSHTYARMWLVLKLLRALPAKRWLGLVADREFIGAEWFRFLRRHGIKRAIRIRHSDMLDDMSGKEWFEHVQHGHFHEIAEKVFVFGELMRVVATRSPTGDLVIIATDFSARKTWKLYKQRWSIECTFSSFKKRGFDLERTGMTERSRLQRLFGLVTLAWMFCLQLGVWLGQTHPIPVLKHGRRAVSLVRHGAQHLVDALRWKPEQFMEVLEVLIQAFCPPGAAESEVVTY